CCGCCACCGCGTACGCACGAGCACCCACTTCGCGGCCTCCGTCACCACCGCATCGCCGCCGCCCTCGGCTGCCGCCGCGGACCGCCGACTGACATGACTTCGTGCCCGGTTGCGGCCGTCACCGACTGCCTGCCGCCCGGGGGCCTCCGGGCCGCACGGCGTCCTTCGCGGGCTCGTTCCCGGCCGGGCTGCGGCATCGGGTGCTGGACGACTGGACGGCGTACGGCTTCTCGGCGCACCGGGTGCGCGCCCGGTGGGCCACCAGCGGCCACCAGCAGTCACCAGCGGCCACCGGAAGGTTTCGTTCGGATGCCGAATGTTGCGGTGGTGCTACGCCGCGCAACCGCCCGGGCCGGGGCCCCCGCCGGGGACGGTCCCCCGTTCGCGCGCCGTCCCGCTGCGGCTCCCGGGGGCGCTACTATCCGTGCCATGAGCGCTGCAGAACTCGAACCCGACCCCGCACCGACGCTGTCGGAGATCGCCCGGGCGGCCGGCGTCTCGGCGCCGACAGTTTCGAAAGTGCTGAACGGCCGGGCCGACGTCGCGCCCGCCACCCGGGCCAAGGTCGAGGAGATCCTGCGCCGCACCGGCTACCAGCGCCGCCGCACCGCCGCGCCGCCGTCCCGGCTGCTCGACCTGGTCTTCCACCAGCTCGACAGCGCCTGGGCGATGGAGGTGATCCGGGGAGTGGAGAACGTCGCCCGGGACGAGGGGCTGAGCGTGGTGCTCTCCGAGTCCGCGGGACGGCTCACCCCGGGGCAGACCTGGGTGGACGGCGTGCTGGCCCGCCGACCGGCCGGGGTGGTGCTGGTGCTGTCCGAGCTGGACGCCGCCCAGCGCGACCAACTCACCAGCCGCGACATCCCGTTCGTGGTGCTGGACCCGGCCGGCGACCCGGCCGAGGGAGTGCCCGCCGTCGGCACCGGCAACTGGCAGGGCGGCCTCGCCGCCACCCGCCACCTGCTCGACCTGGGCCACCGCCGGATCGCGATGATCTCCGGACCGTCCGGCATGATGTGCAGCCGCGCCCGGATCGACGGCTACCGCACCGCACTGGGGACCGCCCGGCTGCCGGTGGACCCGGAGCTGATCCACGAGGGCGACTTCCACCACGAGGCCGGGTACGCCGCGGCCCGCGCCCTGCTCACCCGGCCCGACCGGCCCACCGCGATCTTCGCGGGCAACGACCTGCAGGCCCTCGGCGTGTACGAGGCCGCCCGTGAACTGGGCCTGCGGGTGCCGGAGGACCTCTCGGTGGTCGGCTTCGACGACCTGCCGCTGGCCCGCTGGGTCGGGCCGCCGCTCACCACGGTGCGTCAGCCGCTGGTGGAGATGGCCGAGACCGCGGCCCGGCTGGCCGTCGGCCTGGGGCGCGGCGAGCACCCCTCCGCCACCCGGGTCGACCTCGCCACCAGCCTGGTCGTCCGCGCCAGCACCGCCCCGCCGCCCGCCGACGCCTGAGCGGCGCCCCGCCCACCCTCGCTCACCCGCACTCGCCCGCGCGCGGTCCGGACCCTCCGGGCCGCGCGCGGGTGGTTGACGCCCTCGCCGGGCTCCCCTACCGTCGTCCGGGTCGCGCCGTAACATTCGGCCGGAGTTCGAAATTTTCGATCCGTCAGGAGGGGGCACCATGGTCGAGCCCGCGCCCGACGCCGCAGGCCCGCCGCCGTCGGCCGGCACCCTCACGCTGACCTTCGACGACGGCCCGCACCCGGACTCCACGCCCGAGCTGCTCGCCGCGCTCACCGCCGCCGGGCACCACGCCACCTTCTTCCTGTGCGGCGCGCAGGCCGAACGCCACCCCGAACTGGTCCGCGCCCTGGACCGGGCCGGCATGGCGATCGGCAACCACAGCTGGTCGCACCCCTCCCTGCCGGGCCTGCCGCGTTCCGCCGCCCGGGACGAGATCGAGCGCACCAACCGGCTCCTGACCGCGCTCACCGGCCGCCCGCCGACGCTGTTCCGACCGCCGTACGGGGACACCGACCCGGCGATCCGCTCGCTCGCCGCCGCAGCGGGCCTGACCGAGACGCTCTGGGAGGTCGACACCCGCGACTGGGACGGCCCGCCGCCCGCCGAGATCGCCGCCGCGGTGGCCGCGGCCCGCCCCGGCGACACCGTACTGCTGCACGACCACGGCAACCGCAACACCGTCACCGCGCTGCCCGGCGTCCTGGCCGCCCTCACCGCCCGCGGCCTGCGCTCGACCCCGCTGCCCCGCTGACCCTCCCGCCGCCTTCCGGCCCCTCCCCCGCACTCCGGTGGCCGGGCGCACCCGCCCAGCACCACGCGCCCGGCCACCGGTGAACCCGCCGCACCGCACCACGCGGCCGGAGGGCCCCGGCCTGAGCGGTGGAGGCGCGTCCGGTCAGGCGGTCTCGGCCAGCCAGAGGCCCGCCGGGTCGGAGTGCAGGCTGCGGACGGTGACCAGGGCCGCGCCGAGGACGGGGCCGCGGCGGCCCAACGGCGAGGCGCGCAGGGCCTCTTCGGGCCAGGGGCGGACCCGGATCAGCGCGGCCAACTCGGTCCGCATCGCGGGCAGCAGCCAGTGCGCCAGGTCGGCGTAGCCGCCGCCGAGGACCAGCGAGTCGGGGTCGACCAGGTTGACCGCGGCGGCCAGCGCGGTGCCCAGCGCGGTGCCGGCGTGCCGGAGCGCGCGCCGGGTCGCCGGGTCGCCCTGCTCCGCACGGCGGGCCAACTCGGCGATGGGGTCACCGTTCTGACGTCCCGTCAGGCTCGTCGCACCGGGCGGCCCGCTGGAACCGTCCGGCCGGTCCTGCCGGTCCGACCGCTCCAGCCGGTCCGGCTCGTCGAACCTGTCGGGCCCGTCCAGTGCG
This is a stretch of genomic DNA from Kitasatospora fiedleri. It encodes these proteins:
- a CDS encoding LacI family DNA-binding transcriptional regulator, yielding MSAAELEPDPAPTLSEIARAAGVSAPTVSKVLNGRADVAPATRAKVEEILRRTGYQRRRTAAPPSRLLDLVFHQLDSAWAMEVIRGVENVARDEGLSVVLSESAGRLTPGQTWVDGVLARRPAGVVLVLSELDAAQRDQLTSRDIPFVVLDPAGDPAEGVPAVGTGNWQGGLAATRHLLDLGHRRIAMISGPSGMMCSRARIDGYRTALGTARLPVDPELIHEGDFHHEAGYAAARALLTRPDRPTAIFAGNDLQALGVYEAARELGLRVPEDLSVVGFDDLPLARWVGPPLTTVRQPLVEMAETAARLAVGLGRGEHPSATRVDLATSLVVRASTAPPPADA
- a CDS encoding polysaccharide deacetylase family protein is translated as MVEPAPDAAGPPPSAGTLTLTFDDGPHPDSTPELLAALTAAGHHATFFLCGAQAERHPELVRALDRAGMAIGNHSWSHPSLPGLPRSAARDEIERTNRLLTALTGRPPTLFRPPYGDTDPAIRSLAAAAGLTETLWEVDTRDWDGPPPAEIAAAVAAARPGDTVLLHDHGNRNTVTALPGVLAALTARGLRSTPLPR